The following are encoded together in the Vanrija pseudolonga chromosome 7, complete sequence genome:
- the str3_3 gene encoding Siderophore iron transporter 3 — MVAVQEPSTLTTVHVRDEKSADVEAPSPSGGDTDTDSVISQAIGVTRIESIHAMLSNSGLKYCLWVMIGVMCIVYALQQSTTAAYTPFATSAYTKHTLVATIGVISAVVAAITQPIMGKISDLASRPAALCAAVTLFTVGYIIVASSSRVSDVVVGLALNQFGQLGIRQMEILLVADITVLEWRGFGQALTSVPWVLSAFISGYISQGINAYSEGGWRWGYGMFCAIVPVCIAPTIMFLFWAQRRARPQIEMAVQRQGGPEHETKLQRFKAFVIQVDIVGLLLIGTSFACLLAPGTLRTTAKGGFANPSLIALYVVGGVLFFAFGVWEYFFVKHGLMPRRLMNRTFVCCMLLDFQYYFTRRLGETYDLSWVYIIKPEWSARNYTFYGNIMITGLCVFALVAGIFMRMTHGYKRVQLAGLAIRSIGQGIQYLSTQGSQPTATLVIGRILMSAGGGTLFITTQVAAQASVPHADMAMAVAIIGLWTQLGGGIGAAISGAVWNERVPANLAKYIGDTHNATQRAEIFGSLLNARKAEPHALINLAYTEAIRPLYLAALVVSLLAFIPALLTREIYLGKEHNEVEGRKQALEGPSPSDTKGSA, encoded by the exons ATGGTAGCCGTACAGGAGCCATCCACGCTCACCACTGTCCATGTGCGTGATGAAAAGTCTGCCGACGTGGAGGCGCCGAGCccctcgggcggcgacaccgacaccgacagtGTCATCAGCCAGGCCATCGGCGTGACACGGATCGAGAGCATCC ATGCGATGCTCAGCAACAGCGGCCTCAAGTACTGCCTCTGGGT caTGATCGGCGTCATGTGCATCGTCTACGCCCTGCAGCAGTCGACCACGGCAGCCTACACCCCGttcgcgacgtcggcctACACGAAGCACACACTCGTGGCCACTATCGGCGTCATCTCGGCTGTTGTCGCAGCGATCACTCAACCCATCATGGGGAAGATTTCAGACCTCGCCTCCCGCCCCGCGgccctctgcgccgccgtcaccctGTTCACCGTCGGCTACATCATAGTCGCGTCTAGCAGCCGCGTATCCGATGTGGTTGTCGGCCTGGCGCTCAACCAGTTTGGCCAGCTCGGCATCCGCCAGATGGAAATCCTACTCGTTGCCGACATTACCGTGCTTGAATGGCGCGGCTTCGGCCAAGCACTCACCTCGGTGCCTTGGGTGCTCTCGGCCTTCATCTCTGGGTACATTTCGCAGGGCATCAACGCGTACTCAGAGGGCGGCTGGCGATGGGGCTACGGCATGTTCTGTGCCATCGTCCCCGTCTGCATCGCACCCACCATCATGTTCTTGTTCTGGGCCCAGCGTCGTGCGCGACCTCAGATTGAGA TGGCTGTCCAGAGACAGGGAGGCCCCGAGCACGAGACCAAGCTGCAGAGATTCAAGGCCTTTGTCATCCAGGTCGACATTGTCGGTCTGCTCCTCATTGGCACGTCGTTTGCCTGTCTCCTTGCCCCCGGCACCCTCCGCACAACCGCCAAGGGCGGCTTTGCGAATC cctccCTCATCGCCCTctacgtcgtcggcggcgtcctctTCTTTGCCTTTGGCGTGTGGGAATACTTCTTCGTCAAGCACGGTCTCATGCCGCGGCGCTTGATGAACCGGACATTT GTCTGTTGCATGCTGCTCGACTTTCAGTACTACTTCACCCGCCGCCTGGGCGAGACGTACGACCTCTCGTGGGTGTACATTATCAAGCCCGAGTGGAGCGCCCGCAACTACACGTTCTACGGCAACATCATGATCACAGGGTTGTGCGTCTTTGCCCTTGTCGCAGGCATCTTCATGCGCATGACCCACGGGTACAAGCGCGTTCAGCTGGCCGGGCTCGCGATCAGGTCGAT TGGCCAGGGCATCCAGTACCTCTCCACGCAGGGCAGTCAGCCCACTGCCACCCTTGTCATTGGCCGTATCCTCATGTCCGCCGGCGGAGGAACGCTGTTCATCACGACTCAAGTTGCCGCGCAGGCATCCGTCCCTCACGCCGACATGGCCATGGCTGTGGCCATTATCGGCCTATGGAcccagctcggcggtggTATCGGCGCAGCCATCTCCGGCGCCGTTTGGAACGAGCGCGTACCAGCCAATCTCGCCAAGTACATTGGCGACACGCACAACGCgacccagcgcgccgagatcTTCGGGTCCCTCCTCAATGCTCGCAAGGCCGAACCCCATGCGCTGATCAACCTCGCCTACACCGAGGCCATTCGCCCGCTCTACTTGgccgctctcgtcgtctccctcctcgccttcatCCCAGCCCTCCTGACTCGCGAAATCTACCTCGGCAAGGAGCACAACGAAGTCGAGGGCCGTAAACAGGCGCTTGAGGGGCCGAGTCCGTCTGACACGAAGGGGTCGGCGTGA
- the hxnT_2 gene encoding Flavin oxidoreductase hxnT, translated as MTKPALFQPIKAGSLALKHRVVLAPLTRLRADLDTAVPFDPSTEYYAQRATDGGLLITEGTLIAAEAGGMAGAPGIYSPQQIAKWKQTTDAVHKKGGRIFCQLWAFGRLADPKLVPTVWTVDANKPFAYFETPTPVTELAAADIDRFVGYYRQAALNAIEAGFDGIEIHGANGYLVDQFLQPVSNGRTDEYGGSVENRLRFPLRVLNAVSEAIGPERVAVRASPFGDFGGMRGDFNPLDTFIPWFKAIVAAQPKLAYVHAMAPRVSGADDQDKSLVDKRGDSLDPLREIVQGAGIAFISAGGSTPASALAEAEKDGNLVAFGRHFLANPDLPARIENGWPLNPYNRKTFYTRGAEGYADYPFYKAPN; from the exons ATGACCAAGCCCGCACTTTTCCAGCCCATCAAGGCCGGTTCGCTTGCCCTCAAgcaccgcgtcgtcctcgctcctCTCACGCGATTGCGGGCGGATCTTGACACGGCGGTGCCCTTTGACCCGAGCACCGAGTACTATGCCCAGCGTGCAACCG acggcggcctgctcaTCACCGAGGGCACCTTGATTGCTGCCGAAGCTGGTGGTATGGCTGGAGCTCCTGGAATCTACTCGCCCCAACAGATTGCAAAGTGGAAGCAGACGACCGACGCTGTGCACAAGAAGGGTGGTCGCATTTTCTGCCAGCTTTGGGCCTTTGG CCGTCTGGCCGACCCCAAGCTCGTGCCCACCGTCTGGACAGTGGATGCCAACAAGCCATTCGCCTACTTTGAGACTCCGACGCCTGTGAcggagctcgccgcggccgacatTGACAGGTTTGTGGGCTACTACCGTCAGGCAGCTTTGAACGCTATTGAAGCTGGCTTTGACGGCATCGAGATTCACGGCGCGAATGGATAT CTCGTCGACCAGTTCCTCCAGCCGGTATCCAATGGCCGCACCGACGAGTACGGCGGCAGTGTTGAGAACCGCCTCCGCTTCCCCCTTCGCGTCCTCAACGCCGTGTCCGAGGCGATCGGCccggagcgcgtcgccgtgcgcgcgtcgccttTTGGTGACTTTGGGGGCATGCGTGGCGACTTTAACCCTCTCGACACGTTCATTCCGTGGTTCAAGGCCATTGTTGCTGCGCAGCCCAAGCTTGCCTACGTCCACGCCATGGCCCCGCGTGTGAGCGGCGCCGATGATCAGGACAAGTCGCTGGTGGAcaagcgcggcgactcgCTTGACCCGCTTCGTGAGATTGTGCAGGGTGCGGGTATTGCCTTTATCTCGGCTGGTGGATCTACTcctgcctcggcgctggcagAGGCTGAGAAGGATGGCAACCTCGTTGCCTTTGGCCGCCACTTTCTCG CCAACCCCGACCTGCCCGCTCGCATCGAGAACGGCTGGCCGCTGAACCCGTACAACCGCAAGACGTTTTACACTCGCGGCGCTGAGGGTTACGCCGA CTACCCGTTCTACAAGGCGCCAAACTAG
- the SPBC1683.03c_5 gene encoding putative MFS-type transporterc: MSLAIPRTTTIEPASDAPDPRFLPHTRTISTTDVDTLVPTPMTKGPGKDAEVDIVGASYKLEKATAGATPTQSSSATDPEACTSDSDDAPRKKLSQGLKWTLLFIFALAMFIDILFYSAFFVFMDLISHDLHIDFAQQSWVITAYSVTFAAFLLFWGRVSDLYSPSQVFSWGFVALGVLSLVTSFLPDKYSFFIVRALAGISGASLIPASYRLIVFVFEPHEQPRAFTLYGISGAIANVTGIIIAGVINLIPGGGQMRSWRWFFRIVSMIILPIAASSFYLIPASTGKDAKKTKQKWRRLDLVGVFLMLVAIVLLILGLTLGASYGWKKPGFLVPFLLSFALFPAFFYWESRLDDDMALIPTKTWKIPNMVVLTIFALQIYAWWAVNYLAHVQVYTIVYHESAILAAVRVLPEGVSATAVTLLLMFFPRLVSVRPRYTILIGTALGAVGCALMAQPNNWQKDYWRYLFAGFILGSGGTMASFTGVNVGVMTAVPPEMAGVAGAILQVSFQMGTAVGFSVQSGLLTIKPGGLTNPTNVHASFYFQLGWAALWFLGFAVLYRPSKSGSDEENRKVDAE, from the coding sequence ATGTCTCTTGCAATCCCCCGCACCACTACGATCGAGCCCGCCTCCGACGCGCCGGATCCACGATTCCTCCCGCACACCCGAACCATTTCGACCACCGACGTGGATACGCTGGTCCCGACGCCGATGACCAAAGGGCCTGggaaggacgccgaggtcgacattgtcggcgcCAGCTACAAGCTGGAGAAGGCGACCGCAGGCGCCACACCGACGCAGTCTAGTTCCGCCACCGACCCCGAAGCCTGCACctccgacagcgacgacgcaccaCGCAAGAAGCTCTCTCAAGGACTCAAGTGGACCCTGCTTTTCATCTTCGCCCTCGCAATGTTCATCGATATCCTATTCTACTCGGCGTTCTTTGTCTTTATGGACCTCATCTCCCACGACCTCCACATCGACTTTGCCCAACAGTCGTGGGTTATCACGGCATACAGCGTCACGTTCGCGGCCTTTCTCCTCTTCTGGGGCCGTGTATCAGACCTCTACTCGCCATCCCAGGTCTTCTCCTGGGGATTTGTCGCGCTGGGCGTCCTGTCTCTCGTCACATCCTTCCTGCCCGACAAGTACAGCTTTTTCATTGtccgcgcgctggccggcaTCTCTGGCGCCAGCCTCATCCCTGCAAGCTACCGCCTCATTGTGTTTGTGTTTGAACCTCATGAGCAGCCTCGCGCATTCACCCTGTACGGCATCTCGGGTGCGATTGCCAACGTCACTGGGATCATCATCGCAGGCGTCATCAACCTTATACCTGGTGGCGGCCAGATGaggagctggcgctggttCTTCCGCATCGTCAGCATGATTATCCTGCCCatcgcggcgtcgtccttCTACCTCATCCCAGCAAGCACGGGCAAGGACGCGAAGAAGACGAAGCAAAAGtggcgccgactcgacctTGTTGGCGTCTTCCTCATGCTCGTGGCCATCGTGCTCCTCATCCTTGGCCTCACCCTTGGCGCATCGTATGGCTGGAAAAAGCCAGGTTTCCTCGTCCCCTTCTTGCTATCATTCGCCCTCTTCCCCGCCTTCTTTTACTGGGAAtctcgcctcgacgacgacatggctCTCATTCCAACCAAAACGTGGAAGATCCCGAACATGGTCGTCCTCACCATCTTTGCTCTCCAGATCTACGCTTGGTGGGCAGTCAACTACCTCGCCCATGTCCAGGTCTACACGATTGTCTACCACGAGAGTGCGattctcgccgccgtccgcgtTCTGCCTGAGGGAGTGTCCGCCACCGCtgtcaccctcctcctcatgTTTTtccctcgcctcgtctcTGTCCGTCCGCGCTACACCATCCTTATCGGCACTGCCCTTGGTGCCGTCGGGTGTGCACTCATGGCCCAGCCAAACAACTGGCAGAAGGACTACTGGCGCTACCTTTTCGCCGGATTTATTCTCGGCTCGGGTGGCACCATGGCGTCGTTTACTGGCGTTAATGTCGGCGTCATGACTGCAGTGCCGCCTGAGATGGCGGGTGTTGCGGGGGCTATTCTGCAAGTTTCCTTTCAGATGGGCACGGCGGTTGGCTTTTCGGTGCAGTCTGGGCTCTTGACCATTAAGCCGGGTGGGCTCACCAATCCCACAAACGTCCACGCCAGCTTTTACTTTCAGCTCGGCTGGGCCGCGCTTTGGTTCCTCGGTTTTGCGGTGTTGTACCGGCCGTCAAAgagcggcagcgacgaggagaaccGCAAGGTGGACGCGGAGTAG
- the SPAC11D3.15_1 gene encoding putative protein, whose product MTVPTPVPDHAIRISIDRGGTFTDVYASVLDPTKPGGRYDFVVKLLSQDPGNYADAPTEGVRRVLERVLGTELPRGKPLPVNHLDYVRLSTTVATNALLERKGQDHALVITRGFRDLLEIGNQTRPRIFDLNIKRALPLYSKVLEVDERVTLVGYTSDPKQAEHALVFNDDGSIAQAYSGNGAEAQKQLLGDKIVRGISGEAVVILQEPDLKAIRADLQKLYDGGCRALAVCFAHSYTYPEHELAVGAVAKEIGFPHISLSSQLLPVIKMTTRGQSTTADAYLTPVLQEYLRGFYSGFEGGADGSLRVEFMGSDGGLVELKHFSGLKSILSGPAGGVVGYALTSWDEEERAPIIGFDVGGTSTDVSRFAGRYESVAETTTAGISINVPQLDINTVAAGGGSCLTYKTGLFRAGPESAGAHPGPACYRKGGPLALTDGNLFLGRLVPKYFPKCFGPNEDQELDPEATKRQFEKLVAEVRADTGTDKPMDEIVYGFVKIANETMARPIRTLTEARGFKTSDHVLASFGGAGGQHACEISELLNIDRVLIHKYSSVLSAYGLALAERVYELQEPAAERYSEATLPGLLDRLAGLGAKVTAVLGEAGFDKSHVRLERILNMRFDGTDTALMILAPEGSDDFATEFKRAYKAEFGFLLNKDIIVDDVKVRGIGISHEGLGESTFAEAKRLSLVPAGKPDFEQDVYVWNAVKGSGSRVKAPVYELDGLAVGTEVQGPALLIDATQTIFVNVYWKAIVTTNSLLLVRQVPK is encoded by the exons ATGACTGTCCCAACACCAGTCCCAGACCACGCCATCCGCATCTCCATCGACCGC GGCGGTACCTTTACCGACGTCTACGCCTCGGTGCTCGACCCCACCAAGCCAGGTGGCCGGTACGACTTTGTCGTCAAGCTCCTGTCGCAGGACCCCGGCAACTatgccgacgcgccgacggagGGTGTTCGTCGTGTCCTGGAGCGAGTACTGGGCACAGAACTGCCTCGTGGCAAGCCCCTGCCCGTCAACCACCTCG ACTACGTTCGCCTCTCCACCACCGTGGCCACCAACGCactcctcgagcgcaaggGTCAGGACCACGCGCTGGTCATCACCCGTGGCTtccgcgacctcctcgagatTGGCAACCAGACCCGCCCACGCATCTTCGACCTCAACATCAAGCGTGCGCTGCCGCTCTACTccaaggtcctcgaggttgacgagcgTGTTACTCTTGTCGGGTACACGTCCGACCCgaagcaggccgagcacgctcTCGTGTTCAACGATGACGGGTCGATCGCCCAGGCATATAGCGGTAACGGAGCCGAGGCGCAGAAGCAGCTGCTGGGCGACAAGATTGTTCGCGGCAtcagcggcgaggcggtcgttATCTTGCAAGAGCCAG ATCTCAAGGCCATCCGCGCCGATCTCCAGAAGCTGTACGATGGTGGCTGCCGTGCGCTTGCTGTCTGCTTTGCCCACTCGTACACCTACCCCGAAcacgagctcgcggtcggcgccgttgccaAGGAGATTGGCTTCCCCCACATCTCACTGTCATCCCAGCTTCTACCCGTCATCAAGATGACCACACGCGGtcagtcgacgacggccgacgcCTACCTCACACCCGTGCTTCAGGAGTACCTCCGCGGGTTCTACTCTGGCttcgagggcggcgcggacggcagCCTGCGCGTCGAGTTTATGGGCTCggacggcggcctcgtcgagctcaagcacTTTTCTGGACTCAAGTCTATCCTGTCTGGCCCCGCAGGCGGTGTCGTCGGGTACGCGTTGACCTCgtgggacgaggaggagcgcgctcCGATCATTGGGTTCGACGTCGGCGGGACATCCACCGATGTGTCGCGTTTCGCTGGCCGGTACGAGAGCGTCGCCGAGACCACGACGGCGGGCATCAGCATCAACGTGCCCCAGCTCGACATCAACACGGTTGCCGCGGGCGGTGGATCTTGTTTGACGTACAAGACTGGGCTGTTCCGCGCCGGCCCAGAGTCTGCTGGCGCCCACCCCGGCCCAGCATGTTACCGCAAGGGCGGACCATTGGCTCTCACCGACGGCAACCTGTTCCTCGGCCGCTTGGTGCCCAAGTACTTCCCCAAGTGCTTTGGCCCGAACGAGGACCAggagctcgaccccgaggctACCAAGAGGCAGTTTGAaaagctcgtcgccgaggtccgcGCCGACACTGGCACAGACAAGCCGATGGACGAGATTGTGTACGGCTTTGTCAAGATCGCCAACGAgacgatggcgaggccgATCCGAACTCTCACCGAGGCGCGTGGGTTCAAGACGTCGGACCACGTCCTTGCATCATttggtggcgctggcggccagCACGCATGCGAGATCTCCGAGCTGCTCAACATTGATCGCGTGTTGATCCACAAGTACTCGAGTGTGCTGAGTGCCTACGGCCTTGCACTGGCCGAGCGCGTGTACGAGTTGCAGGAGCCCGCAGCCGAGCGGTACAGCGAAGCGACATTGCCAGGGCTGCTGGACCGCTTGGCAGGGCTGGGCGCCAAGGTTACGGCCGTGCTAGGCGAGGCGGGCTTTGACAAGTCGCACGTCCGGCTCGAGCGCATCCTCAACATGCGCTTTGATGGCACCGACACGGCCCTTATGATTCTTGCACCCGAGGGGTCGGACGACTTTGCGACCGAGTTTAAGCGCGCATACAAGGCCGAGTTTGGCTTCCTGCTCAACAAGGACATtatcgtcgacgacgtcaaggtgCGCGGCATTGGCATCAGTCACGAGGGTCTCGGTGAGAGCACcttcgccgaggccaagcgcctGTCGCTGGTCCCTGCCGGCAAGCCCGACTTTGAGCAGGACGTGTACGTCTGGAACGCGGTCAAGGGCAGTGGCTCGAGGGTCAAGGCGCCAGTGTatgagctcgacggcctggcAGTTGGCACCGAGGTCCAGGGCCCTGCTCTTCTCATCGACGCGACGCAGACCATCTTTGTCAATGTCTACTGGAAGGCAATCGTCACGACAAACAGCTTGTTACTGGTCAGACAAGTGCCAAAGTAG
- the SPAC11D3.15_0 gene encoding putative protein gives MATTETATARRAAAYDPILLSVFSNRFMSIAEAMGRSLQQTSISTNIKERLDYSCAVFAPTGDLVANAPFIPVHLGSMSFSVKHQLELHGPSLKPGDVLLTNSPTTGGSHLPDLTVITPCFSNTDSSKIIFFTASRAHHSDIGGILPGSMPPTSTALFEEGAEIRSLKIVDGGIYDADGVYEALVTNPASYPGCSGSRNFRDVESDLKAQVAANHKGAELLGALQSEYGLETVQEYMEHIRSNAEQAVRDMLVRTAKRFGTHLHAIDYLDDGSPINLTIDIDEATGSAVFDFEGTGPELRGNLNAPVCVVNAAVIYCMRSMIGEDIPLNAGCLTPLDIRIPEGSLLSPSPTAAVCGGNVMTSQRITDVVLKAFNACAASQGCCNNLSFGVGGKDPVTGEVTQGWGYYETIAGGSGAGPGWNGTSGVHVHMTNTRITDPEILERRYPVILREFNFRPGSGGEGAYKGGNGAVRTLQFLQSLQVSILSERRARAPYGANGGSDAQTGLNLWVKAPRGDEASRKINIGGKGTVWFEAGDALEIHTPGGGGWGKGEGEVEQTGTQFEPRGRLADAANVEF, from the exons atGGCAACGACAGAAACGGCCacagcccgccgcgcggcggcgtacgaccCAATCCTCCTCTCAGTCTTCTCGAACCGCTTCATGTCCATCGCAGAGGCCATGGGCCGCAGCTTGCAGCAGACATCCATCAGCACAAACATCAAGGAGCGACTCGACTACAGCTGTGCGGTATTTGCGCCGACGGGCGACCTGGTGGCCAACGCGCCATTCATCCCCGTCCATCTCGGGTCCATGAGCTTTAGCGTCAAgcaccagctcgagctccacGGCCCCAGCCTCAAGCCCGGCGACGTGCTCCTTACCAACTCGCCGACAACGGGCGGATC CCACCTCCCCGACCTCACAGTCATCACGCCGTGCTTTTCCAACACGGACAGCTCCAAGATCATCTTCTTCACGGCTTCTCGCGCACACCACTCCGACATTGGCGGCATCCTCCCCGgctcgatgccgccgacgtcaaCGGCGCTGTTTGAAGAGGGTGCCGAGATCCGCAGTCTCAAGATTGTCGACGGTGGCATCTACGACGCTGATGGTGTGTACGAGGCCCTCGTCACCAACCCGGCCAGCTACCCCGGctgctcgggctcgcgcaACTTTCGCGACGTAGAGTCGGACCTCAAGGCGCAGGTCGCGGCGAACCACAAGGGTGCCGAGTTGCTGGGTGCCCTTCAGTCAGAGTACGGACTGGAGACGGTGCAAGAGTACATGGAGCACATCCGGAG CAACGCCGAGCAGGCTGTCCGCGACATGCTTGTTCGCACCGCCAAGCGGTTCGGCACTCACCTCCACGCGATCgactacctcgacgacggcagcccGATCAACCTCACCATTGACATTGACGAGGCCACCGGCTCGGCCGTGTTCGACTTTGAGGGTACCGGCCCCGAGCTTCGGGGCAACCTCAACGCACCAGTGTGCGTTGTCAACGCGGCTGTCATCTACTGCATGCGGTCGATGATCGGCGAGGACATTCCCCTCAACGCTGGCTGCCTCACTCCCCTCGACATTCGCATCCCGGAGGGGTCGCTCctgtcgccatcgcccaccgccgcggtGTGCGGCGGCAACGTCATGACATCGCAGCGCATCACCGACGTTGTGCTCAAGGCATTCAACGCGTGCGCAGCGAGCCAGGGTTGCTGCAACAACCTCTCATTTGGTGTGGGCGGCAAGGACCCGGTCACGGGAGAGGTCACACAAGGATGGGGATACTACGAGACGATTGCAGGTGGAAGCGGAGCCGGGCCAGGTTGGAACGGCACAAGTGGAGTCCACGTCCACATGACCAACACGCGCATCACCGACCCCGAGATTCTGGAGCGCCGCTACCCCGTCATCCTGCGCGAGTTCAACTTCCGGCCTGGATCAGGCGGTGAAGGCGCATACAAGGGCGGCAATGGCGCGGTGCGGACGCTGCAGTTCCTCCAGAGCCTGCAAGTGTCTATCCTCAGTGaacgtcgcgcacgcgcaccgtATGGTGCCAACGGGGGCAGCGATGCCCAGACGGGCCTCAACCTCTGGGTCAAGGCGCCGCGTGGCGACGAAGCCAGCCGAAAGATCAACATTGGAGGCAAGGGCACTGTGTGGTTCGAGGCTGGAGACGCGCTCGAAATCCACACACCCGGAGGCGGTGGCTggggcaagggcgagggggaggtggagcagACTGGCACCCAGTTCGAGCCGCGCGGCCGCCTGGCAGACGCGGCGAATGTCGAGTTTTAG
- the lyc_1 gene encoding Autolytic lysozyme has translation MPAKLGWAVAPALHSRALGPLAAGAYAGSDASATRKLALQTLLNGQGYGLATDGLWGPATEGAVKAFQSRAGLDADGIPGPATLGALLDQVSVGSSGSVVKAAQVLLGVDADGEFGPATKAAVVAFQQGAGLDDDGIVGRDTWGALFAAGGGGGGDGGGGGGGGGGDDGGGGGGGGGGGGTPTGPPPPGPTTARPPPPPDRSGRCPAGKRAVSKGKTPTSNGCGPKWVGDIFPEDVRNYRFGACCDSHDVCYGTCSKNKKQCDDTFKTCVFSKCEGVPQNFLAPLADCRFLAASFYLAVDKFGGAAFQNGTESYCNCV, from the exons ATGCCCGCGAAGCTTGGCTGGGCggtcgcccccgcc CTCCATtcgcgcgccctcggccccctcgcggccggcgcgtacGCTGGctcggacgcgtcggcgacgaggaagctCGCCCTCCAGACCCTTCTCAACGGGCAGGGATACGGCCTAGCCACTGACGGGCTGTGGGGCCCGGCGACAGAGGGGGCGGTCAAGGCATTCCAGTCCCGTGCTGGtcttgacgccgacggcattCCCGGCCCGGCAACTCTCGGTGCCCTGCTTGACCAGGTCAGCGTGGGGTCTTCCGGCAGCGTGGTCAAGGCCGCGCAGGTCTTGCTGGGTGTGGATGCCGACGGGGAGTTTGGACCCGCGACCAAGGCTGCCGTTGTGGCCTTCCAGCAAGGTGCCGGGCTGGATGACGATGGGATTGTGGGGAGGGACACTTGGGGTGCGTTGTTTGccgcggggggcggcggaggtggcgacggtggtggcgggggaggtggcggaggtggtgacgacggtggtggtggtggcggaggaggcggcggcggcggcaccccAACTGGTCCTCCCCCACCAGGACCCACTACTGCCCGACCGCCACCCCCTCCTGACAGGTCTGGTCGCTGCCCGGCCGGCAAGCGCGCCGTGTCCAAGGGCAAGACACCCACCTCGAACGGGTGCGGGCCCAAGTGGGTCGGCGACATCTTCCCCGAAGACGTGCGCAACTACAGGTTTGGGGCGTGCTGTGATTCCCATGACGTGTGCTATGGCACCTGCAGCAAGAACAAGAAGCAGTGTGACGACACGTTCAAGACGTGCGTCTTCTCCAAGTGCGAAGGTGTGCCTCAAAACTTCTTGGCCCCCCTCGCCGACTGCCGTTTCCTCGCAGCTTCGTTTTATTTGGCCGTGGACAAGTTTGGCGGCGCTGCGTTCCAGAACGGCACAGAGTCGTACTGCAACTGTGTATAG